AGGATAAACGCAGCATCGTGTGTAATTGTCTTGCCTGCTTTCCTAGTATTTATGGCAGCAGAAATAAATCACAAGTTCATTCTCTGCTGTCAGATGTCATGTCCATAAGTTACAGGTACTACATGATAGCTaggtatctttttttctccttgtggtGTCTAACATATATAACCACAGGTTTTATTTTGCTACAAAACACATACAGCATTCTGTGATCAGATATTACCTGTTACGCTCTCTGAGATAAAATGTCAGCAGCATTAAGCGAGCTCAGCAGTCTTTGAGCCTCTAAATGAATCTCTAATGCCtcaaacattttagaaaataGCTTTGGTGTACTTCATGCCTTTTAAATGCACTGGCTTTACATTGCCAGTGATGAAAGTGGAAGGCCAAAGCCCTCTTTATAAGAGAAAGACTTAAActtctcttttcccccctttttgcaATATAGTGTTCGGTTCTAAAGCTTAATGTTGGAAttgtgaaaggaaataaatttataacAGGCAAATGTTGTTGTGATAACTGGCTTATACACGTCTTTGTTATTTCAAGTGAAATAGCAGGAAGATTCATTTTCTATTGTTTCTATTAGAAGCAGATTCTCATTGCTTTGCTTTAGTAGTTCAGGGACACCAGGAAGATGTAcagagcatctttttttttttttttttgactgttctgGGGATACTTTATACAGTATGAAAAACTTCTCTATTTCACAAAGTTAAATTAAATGGGTCCATTGCCATTGGCAGAGATGTGATGTTTCAAGAAACCCCTACAAAAACAAGCAGATGGATATAAAATAGTAGTTTTCTGTCTgcctgaaaagcagaaatgactctttttttttaaagtttaacttcagctttccttcctccattGTATTCCTGTGCCAGTTATGTTGAGTGACTTAATATTCTTAATTCTTTTCCTCTCTAGCCTCTTCGACTTGATATAAAGCGGAAACTAACAGCTCGGTCTGACCGAGTGAAGAGCGTTGACTTGCATCCCACGGAACCATGGATGTTGGCTAGCCTTTACAATGGTAGCGTCTGTGTTTGGAACCATGAAACCCAGgtgaagatttttgttttcttttattatgaaATCTTCGTAACTGACAGATGCATAAACTCTATTTTTTCAATACTAGATACACAAGAAGAATCTTACGTTACTGCACTAATTGACTGTATTCTCCCCATCTAATTTACAAAAGTCACTATAATAATGGGCAAAGAATATCTTGAGCTATAACTTCAATGGTGTTTCGTttcatataaatttatttttcaacaatGATATGgtttctgtatttcttgcaaACTTAATGCCCTTCCTTCTGAGGGATCAGATGCCTCTGTCTTTTACCTGCTATCTGTATTTCTGAACGCTGAAGGAACTCTTAGTCCTCTATCTATCTGTCAAGTATAGTTGAAATTGGGCAGCAGCTCCAAAAGTGTTTGGGAAGTCTGGGGCTGGGTTAAGCACGAAGGGAGGACGTAAAGGTGGTGATAAAAAAACCAGAAGAGGCAGGCATTTTCCCCTGCTTGGACAGGgatgttccttttaaaaagtgtatgtGTAGTGTTGTAGGATTCTTTGGAGAGTTGCCAAAGACAATATACTGAACACTGTtacgaaaagaaaaaaagctgatttcAAAACTGTTATTTTACCCAGTGCTATAAacttattgtttttatttttagactcTGGTGAAGACTTTTGAAGTGTGTGACCTACCCGTGAGAGCTGCAAAATTTGTGGCAAGAAAGAACTGGGTTGTTACGGGAGCTGTAAGCTATCTTCTTGTGATTTCCATATGCAGTGTTATTTCtctaatttatattttcatgCCATTATTTTGTACATCCTAATAGTATGGTTGATCTGAACTTGTAGAAGAGAAAGGAATACTTTGCTACGGTTTCCCAGAAATTTTCTGCTTTAAGTAAGCTTAGAAACTtgaactttttatttcaaaggagaGCAACCTAATATGGTGGCTAATCCTACACGTAGTGCAAGATCTAGATTCAACTTTTACTGTCAACTGGAACACACTCAGCACCCAATTTTGACTATATATTAGCAGCGCTACTTTAACTAAGGTGAAACTAATGGCTATCCCAGACTTTCTACTTTTGTTCTTggttatattaaaaataatttttttagagtTTTGTTCAccttaagaaaaatactttttttttttatatacagtgAGTCTAATTCTTTGAGAGCAAAAGTTTTATTCTAATCTTCATAACACATTTTTCTTGATGGAAGGAATGTTTTTTGTCTAAATTGCCTAAAATTTTTTGTCTCTATTTTATTTGCTCGTCTTCTGCCCTAGACACAGCAAAAAATCTTGTTGTCTTATGTTGCCATGACCCAGTTATTTCAAGTGGGCACAGTTTCCCTATAAGTACAATACTGCCGCCTTAGCAGCACAGGTGTTCAATCAGCTGTATGAGAACTGGATTAGGAACTGAAGAAAGTTGAAGTCTCCATTTTTATCAGCTGAATTTCTCCTGAAACGTTTTCTTGATCTGATTCAGTGTGCAGCTGTATTTGTCCTAGCACTCCCAAGGGAGGCTGCAATGCAGTAGCAAGAAATAGTAAAGAAGGGGCAAGACAGGGGCTGTCAGCAGCAGAGCCAAGTCTTAGTGACTATGAAAATGTGACGTAAGCAATAAGTCATTACGTATTCTGTGTGTTCTGTGTTAATTATGCTGATAGCTGGCCTCAAAAACACATACTTGTCCTTTTCTGCCATTCCAAAGGGTGGTTTCTGTAGGTATTGCTGCTTAAACAGGCATGTGTGTGAAAGAGGAAAAGCGAGAGTGAAAAAGTAAATGCTTTGGATAAAAACACATAGTGTAGAGTTTATCACAGCACCTAAGTTTCATTTACTCTGATGGCCTTGTAAGTCGTGGTCACTTCTGAAAGCTTTACCTGATGTTTTATTCCTTGTCAGATAGTTCTTCAAAattggggggttgttttgggtttttttgtttggtttgggttttttagaggTTTGGGAATACCGTATCTGAAATAaagatatcctttttttttcttttttacccaaaaactcaatttttaaaaagttaaattgaaATAATCTTTCCACTTGATTTAGAGCTACAATTTCTTTCCTCCTGACCCCACAGCATTAACATCATTGTAAGTCTGATGTTGGAGcaccttgcttttcattttctaaggAGCATTAATAATTTTCCAAGCATTTTTGCacttcctttaattttaaatcaaaatactaTTCAATGTATCTTTTAAAGATGAGATTTTAGTtgaagttttcctctttttataaATGCTTTGCAATGGGCCTGGGTAATTTATAGACTTCTTAATCAAATTCTGATTTGTATCTACTTGTAGCGATgtgcagaaaatacattttcttaaacattttgtTGTGGTGgaatgatttttgttgttgtttttttttctaactactCTGCATTGAATATAAGGTGTATTAAACAGAGAGTCCTATTTTAATGGttgcttttcatctctttcttaGGATGACATGCAAATAAGAGTTTTTAATTATAACACCTTGGAAAGAGTTCACATGTTTGAGGCTCACTCAGATTACATTCGTTGTATTGCTGTGCATCCCACACAGCCTTTCATACTGACGAGCAGCGGTAAGAGTTCTTtggtatatttttatatttgttaacCAGCTATTTTTAGGCTTCTGTTTTCTACTTGAAGgattgtctgtttttttcctttttctactgaAACAGGAATCCTTGAGCAAGTAGCCAACATGACAGTTGCCACTTCATGTTATTTCTTTACCATATGCATTCATGTTTTTAATGGAATATCAACTGTATTTGCAAATTGAAATGTAATAGCTTATGTTCGTCAGAGAAGACCAAAAATACCTCATTGGTTAGTATCTGCCAGAGGAAAAGTTCATATGCGTGCTAATTAGCTGTTGTTTGAGTTTGCCACACTAAAGGTCTGggttatggttttttttttaaaaaaaaacaacaatggtTTGGAGTATGTTTTCAGATGGCAATCTGACTAGAAGAAACAGAtaacattaatcttttttttttttccccaaaatgctATTGAGTTCTCCGTTATTTGGGGTGACCTATTGCAGTGACTATGTTACTCAGAATTGGAAGATCACAGTATCCCAACAGATCTGGCCCAAGAACATCTACATTGTGCTCCTCTGTCCTTTTTGTTCCTGGAAACCTTGCTAATGCAGTCAGAGCTCTGCAAGGATGCAGAGAGTCTTTGAGTCAGAAGTACTGTATATTTCTCCGTTTTGCTGAAACAAAGGGACTAGGAAGCCAGCATGGTTGTCTCGGCTGCCTGTTCCTTTGTGCTCATCAGAGTAGATGCTACAGAAGAAAGCACAGGTCCGATTCCTTAATGTCTGCCAAGTATTTTAAGTTTAATCCAATACCTTAATATAAATTCTTAATCTCCCTTTTTAAGGCAGATGTGTGGTCTGAACAGAATATTTAGCTGAGCTGGGCAGACtgatttgttttagtttttatgACCATTTTGCTGGACAATCTTTTTGATGAACTTATACTCCCTGTGGTCCTTCTGCAAGGAAGGACCAGTAATCTTAGACATGAAAAATATATTGAGTGTTAGTAGTGCCTGCTTTGAAGGAGAAGGGACGGGTGAGCCTTTAACTTGAAGTTAGTAAGAATTACGTAGTTTACGAAGGTAGGTATCAGAATATATTAAACTAACTGCagcttggttttttgttgttttgttttttttttcagatgacatGCTTATTAAACTCTGGGACTGGGATAAAAAGTGGTCTTGTTCTCAGGTGTTTGAAGGACACACCCATTATGTCATGCAGATTGTCATAAACCCAAAAGACAATAATCAGTTCGCCAGTGCCTCTTTGGACAGGACAATCAAGGTAGATAAACTGTATTTGGGGGTGGGTGGTCATTACAAAATTATCAGACAGAATACACAAACCAATGATACTGTATGGACGGTGGGTCAGAATTCTTAAAAGTAGGTGCAATAATAGAATTTTTATTGCATAAAGGCCTGAACGTTGGTCAAGTTACTATACACCTACTAAGAAATTCAGTTAACTTACAAGATCACCTGTCACCTCTAATCATTGAAATGTGGTTCTCTAAATTCAAAGTACTGCATTTCCATATGGATTATACTGAAATACTGGGGAGGGGTAATGGTTATACTTCAATGAGGGGTTTGGGCGAATtgaaacatatatatacacacgtagtAAAGCCTTTAActatgtgcatttaaaaaaaatcaacaaacaaaaccacaaaaaaaaccccaaaaacaaatcCACTAAACCCGTTTCTCCCATTATTTTCCCTGTCCTTGGCTGTCTGTAATATGAATTGTTTCCAAAGTGTCTTCAGCCTTCTTATGGTGGACCCTGATGAGTTTCATTTGCTGTGAAACTATTACTAAATATGAAGGCCTAGAGATTTACAGCCACCCAGTCAGTGAGACTTCATCACGTTCCCTATAAATTAGCAGTATATTGTCTGTAAAATGCCAGTTTTGATTTCATACATCCTCAGATGTTGAGATTAGGTGTGTGTAAGTGTTGATTTGTTGTGATGATCATGGGAAAATAGAAGTGTATCTACAACTTGACTCACTTCATTTGGTGTCCTCATTTAGCATGAGATTTGTCATTCATTTactgtaactggaaaaaaataaaattctggacACAGTTTGGGGCAACCTGTGTATGCACAAACAGTGCATTTTCTAGGtctattatttaatttcataaacAGATACTTCTTAAAAGCAGCATCTTACATGGTTTtatgtccttaaaaaaaaaaaaaaagttgaaagaaacCAATTCCACTGTTCTGAGGTGTGAGCCCAGTGTGTGCAACTTAGCATGTTATTTCTGTTTAATAACAGGGGGTGGTAGTTTGATAAACAGTTGTTCAAGTTTTTCgcctaagaaaaacaaatgtatctTTTGAATTTCATATTCCATATCTTTGGAATTGTAAATGTACATCTGAATACCTACTCTGGCAAGGTTGACCTGGATGCAAAAGATAAACAATTACAAGCAGTTGTGTTCTATTGTTGGGTTGTTCTGGTGTTCTTTTGGGAAGGTGTGGCAGCTTGGCTCTTCTTCACCCAACTTTACTCTGGAAGGCCATGAGAAAGGAGTAAATTGCATTGACTATTACAGTGGAGGAGACAAGCCGTACCTCATTTCAGGTGCAGATGACCGGTTGGTTAAGATCTGGGACTATCAGGTATGTGGTCAACTCTTTGTGAACTCTTGTGCAGACTGCCATAGCAAAACTATtagtgaaaaaatagaaaaagagggaaaagactTGAATACACCAACAGATTTTCCTCCTTTGTCCTTGGaaagaaggaggtgggggggcaatgtttaatgtaaataaatatttcagtaaaaaaccccaactttgtTAACCCTTGCAAAAACCTGCTGTGAATTTAAATAACCTCAAAGTTAATTTGCAGAATTAAATTTGACATGAGGTTTATATTAttagcattgttttttttttcttgtagtttagTAATCCCTACCTTTCGGACATCTTTTTTTACTGTGGATAGAGGCCCTCCTCTCCTATGTTCAAATGTGAATATTCTTCATGTATCAACTCTTTCCATCCTTCagttctcattcattttttctttattcccttccctctctccattttcttcctgtgcaCATTTACACAGGCACGTGTGTGTATGCTCACAGGCACATGTGTTTGTACTTGACAGTTTGTGGGGGTCATGAGGTGACTTGTTTGAAtgttctacaggaaaaaaaaaaaagtgatagaatTCAGGGACTGTTGCTGGAACCTAGAGCTCCTAAGTTCTTCCTGCGTACAAGTTTACGAATGGCCAGAAGGGCAAGATAAAATTTGTTAGATAGTACTTTCACGTTGTTAAAGCATATTGCCCTAGGGTAAATCCAAGCTCAGAAATTAAAGCTAGTGCTGTTAATTTAAGTATGGACTGCAGTAAGGACCGCTACGTGCCCCCATGTACAGTTGTATATACATCACTTACCTAGTCCAATCTTAGTTATCTCAAGCAGGGTAGACTTTTCTTTCATAACTGTATGAACGAATGTTCTTAACAAAGACAGTATTAGATCTGTCTTCACATGTATTTAGATTCAGGTAGAagttttgctctgatttttttttttattttttttttcagtgaactaAGCTTTCTGTCTTGCTTTGATCTGTGCTACCTGGCTCTGAGAAGTGTATCTTTTAGGCAGAAACCCATCTGAAAATAGAGGGGAAACAACTAtgtcaaggaaaataaatagtttcTTCTGGGGAGGAGGAATTAACTCAATACAGTCACAGCTTTTAATATGTCTTACGCTCTTTGagaattttggaaataaatattgcTGGAAGAAATCTAGAGAAATACGTTTTGAGATAAATTTTGGATTTGGGGGCAGACTTTTAAGAAATGAAGGTAAAAATGTAGCAACGTGTTTATTATCTGTGCCTGTACCTCTgacttgtttggggtttttttgttgtttttttttcagaataaaacatgtGTGCAGACACTGGAAGGACATGCTCAAAACGTGTCGTGTGTCAGCTTCCATCCTGAATTGCCTATCATTATCACAGGCTCAGAAGATggtaattttggtttttttctgatatataAAGGACAGGGGAAGAGCTTATGGGAGAACTCTTCTTGTGGTGTGGCCACATACCTCCTGCCCTCATATTGAGAGAAGAGATAAAAGGCATacgtttatttctcttttcctctagGAACTGTGCGCATTTGGCATTCAAGCACTTACCGCCTGGAAAGTACCCTCAACTATGGTATGGAGAGGGTGTGGTGTGTGGCCAGTTTAAGAGGATCCAATAACGTGGCTTTGGGATATGATGAAGGCAGCATTATTGTTAAGGTACAACTAATGATTTGAAATGAGAAATGGTGATTCATCGCTGTCCTGTGTACAGAGCAACTAATTTCTGATTCTGCGGTAAtatgtaaaatactgaaaaattggCATTTTAATTGGCATTTTTAGACAGAGCCAAGGTATTTCACTAGATACATTCAACTGAAAAGGAAATCAAGAATGTATTTCCTCCATCTGCTAAATTCTTGTGCTACACTTCCTAGCTTGGTCGTGAAGAACCTGCCATGTCCATggatgcaaatggaaaaattatttggGCTAAACATTCAGAAGTCCAACAGGCTAACTTGAAAGCTATGGGAGATGCTGAAATCAAAGACGGAGAAAGATTGCCACTGGCTGTAAAGGACATGGGGAGCTGTGAAATCTATCCTCAGACAATTCAGCACAACCCTAATGGACGGTAATAGATTTTAGAGCAAAATACCTAAACATAtctgatttctcctttttttttttttttttattatttcatattggAAAACtttttgagtgaaaaaaaaatgagttgcaTTTGTGCTGGTGGCTGAGAGCCTGCGGAGAACAGGTATATTGGAGCCAGGCACTGTAAAATCTGAGTAATGGATGGGCTTCACCTGTAAGAGCTCACAGCATAAACGGACAGGTTGGACATTCTAGTTAGGGGAAGAAGCATGCAAAGAAAATTTATAAAGTCATAGCAGCAAGCCACATTCTTTTATTACTTATCTTGAATAGATTTTTTGGTAACAAATGGGCTAAATTAAAGTAAAAGGTGAAGAGATAGAAGGTACAAGACCTGCTCAGTGGAGACCAGAAGGAAGAGGGAATAGCAAGTAGATAGCAACATGATGCAGAGAAACATCCCTTCCTGTGACATTTTTGGCATATATGAAGCTCTCTTATTCTGTCTGCATTTGCAGTGATTATATTGGACTAGGGgcctttaatttttcagataaTTTATGTGCTTGATCATGCCTGTTGAACTGAATGCAGATATCCGACACATGCATCTTTCTTCTGTTGTAGGTTTGTTGTGGTGTGTGGTGATGGTGAATACATCATCTACACAGCTATGGCTCTGAGAAACAAGAGCTTTGGTTCTGCACAGGAGTTCGTGTGGGCACATGATTCTTCAGAGTAAgtgttgcagatttttttcctttgtattaacTTAAATTTGCTGCCACTAGTTTTCAGGCTGTACAAAGGGTAAACTGGCCTGAAGACTAAGACCTGTGCGGATAATGAACTTTCAATAACTGTCCtgctttaaaattttccatttgtaGCACTCCACTAATTTTTGAAGATAAATCAAATGCACTTGTTTTGTAGCAACCTACAATTCTAGTAATTTGCTACTTAGGaagctgaataatttttttttttttttttttttttttacgatgcAATTTCTATTTAGATACGCCATCAGGGAGAGCAACAGTGttgtaaagatatttaaaaatttcaaagaGAAGAAGTCATTCAAGCCTGATTTTGGAGCAGAAGgtaaatatttagttttaaaatagatATGTTGGCACACTTTTTTTGCACAACGTGGATTTCttccatctttattttcttgcagGCATCTATGGTGGCTTCCTGTTGGGGGTCAGATCTGTTAATGGTTTGGCATTCTATGATTGGGAAAACACAGAATTGATTCGCAGAATTGAAATTCAGCCCAAACACGTAAGTTTCTGGATGGGACTGAAGATATTTACCTGTCCGTTTTTActgactttatttattttactagaCTACTGATTTTCTTGAATGAAGCCAAGCTGTCAATTATAAAGTAATAACTTCTTAAGTTTTATGTCAGTCTTGTAgcagaaggggggggaaaaagtcccCGTATGTGTTGGTTTCTCAGGTCCTAAAGCTTCTGTTGGAATTAATATGTTCTAACACTAATTTATACATCCTCCTTCCTTAACCTGGGGTCTCTAAAACGGTGCTGTTGTTGATTCTGATGATACAGATTTTCTGGTCTGACTCGGGTGAGCTTGTCTGCATTGCCACGGAAGAGTCGTTCTTCATTCTGAAATACCTATCAGAAAAAGTTGCAGCAGCCCAAGAAACACATGAAGGTGTCACTGAAGATGGAATTGAAGATGCTTTTGAGGtaccttctatttaaaaaatggtatAGGATTAGAGGTCACTGAAGCAAGTCTTCCCAGAGTGTAACAAATTAGTCCCTAACATAGTCCTATTAAACTTTAGTTTCCAAAACATTGAGTACCACATGGTGTCCATCTGTCTGAGGAACACTGTTAACCATTTCATTTGGGTTCCCTGGGGAGAGTATCCCGGTTTGAATCCCAGCACGACAGACCTTGATGCCTACGTTTCTTTTCATGCATCTGTTTACTGTTCCCAACGGCGCTATAGAGGTTATTTTTCAAACACACATTTGGATACCATGTTTACGTAGTTTAAACCTTTTCTGCAGTTCTCAAGTTTTGAAATGCTATTGAAGTTTGAGAACAagtgaaaaaacaaccaaataaacaaaaaaacccaaaaccaaaacaaaacactgcgtGCTGtgaaatgtcagaaagaaaaatttcacaAGGAAGGTTGTCTTTGATTAACGTTTAGTTAATTGTCTTGCTTAACATTTAGTTTGGTGCTTGTTTCCTAGATTTCTAATTGGTTTAGTTAAGAATTAAGGTAGGCATTTCTATAGCTActtaaatcaaattttatttgCAGGTTCTTGGTGAGATTCAGGAGATTGTGAAAACAGGCTTGTGGGTAGGAGACTGCTTTATTTACACCAGTTCTGTGAACAGGCTGAACTACTATGTTGGAGGAGAAATTGTCACTATTGCCCATTTAGACAGGTAAGTTCCTGCATCAAGTTATGAGCAAGCATTAAAGGTTCTTTCAGTGAAGTTTGGACAAGGTGAACCTCCTCACCTGCTTGCTGTGCATTGCTACTTTTTCTTACATATCATGCTAACCTAAGTTCTGAGGCAGTAATATCATCTTAAAGGGAATAAACAGTGTTATGTGAAAGCGTATGTATTGTAAAAGTGGAATCTTTCCTGTGAGCATTCTTGCTACCGTTAAGACCTATTGGAGTGTTTTTTATGGACTATTTGGTAGTGGATCTATTCAAGGTGAATATTCTTTGTCTTGTTTCAGGACAATGTATCTCTTGGGTTATATCCCGAAGGACAACCGACTGTATTTGGGCGATAAGGAGCTGAACATTGTTAGCTACTCTTTGCTGGTCTCAGTGCTTGAATATCAAACTGCTGTGATGAGAAGAGATTTCAGTATGGCTGACAAAGTTCTTCCCACGATTCCAAAAGAACAGAGAACCAGAGTTGCgcattttcttgaaaaacaggcaagaaaacTACCTCTTGGTTATCAAAAATTTAACAAATcagtttatttgcatttctaattGAATTTGCTAAGCAAAACCCATTCATGTTACCTGTAAGCATAAACTCTTGTTAATCATCCATTTGATAATACCGTAACCTTCTGTTTAGAGGGTTTTTGTTAGAACATCTGGGATGCTGTTTGACCTGACAGATCACAGTCTCACTTCCAGACTTTTGTTTTAGGGCTTCAAACAACAAGCTCTTGCAGTATCTACAGATCCGGAGCACCGTTTTGAACTTGCTCTTCAACTTGGAGAATTAAAAATAGCATATCAGCTTGCAGTGGAAGCAGAGGTAAACATAAAATTTTTGGTGGCTTATACTAATTCTGAGTATTAGCATAAATCTGAGAGGCCCTGTAAGAAAAGACAGTGGTATATGGGGATGCAGTACAGCGCTCTGAACACTATATAAATAGTGTTCCTCCAACTTCCTTGATGAAGCTCTTCTGCTTGTAATTCAAAGGAATCCAGGCTGTGAGGTGGGGATAAAAGAATGTTGTCTGCTCAGAAAGCTACGGGAACTCCTGGAGAATACAAAACTGGAACCAAGCCTTAATCTCCAGTATTTAAGAGTGAGGAGGGGTGGCAGGACTGAAGCCTCTGGGCCTTTGTTCCAGCCTTGGCAAACGTAAACCTATGCAGAAGGAAGACTGGCAGGCAGTGATTTGTCCCGTTGCCATTATTCAGAGAACTGATCTCACAGTTCCTGttgtaaaataatgaagttagTGATAAGGAATGTGAACTTAGTTCCAGACACCAAtacatttctttcattctgaGGGTTAACTTGTGAGCTTTCTTTAAGAGACTGTTACTGTTTAAATTTCCAAAGTTATTTCTACCTCCTCCCTCCATGTTTAatgaaaaactgtttattttctgtaatggTATAGCTGCGTAATGATCTGCATGTAACACTCGCCGTCTCATGCTGTGAAGCTGCAGTAATCACAGTATCTCAAAGGGAAGACAAGTTTAATGATGGGATATGGTACCTTCACAAGTAAACTAACGTTTCTGTATTGAATGCTCTGAAAATCTTTAAAAGCCGTTCAAAACTGCGAGGGTTACGtactttttggtttttctttccctccctctcccctttttgTACCATTAGTCAGAACAGAAGTGGAAGCAACTGGCTGAACTTGCCATTAGTAAATGCCAGTTTGGCTTAGCCCAGGAGTGTCTCCACCATGCCCAGGACTACGGAGGACTACTGCTGCTGGCCACAGCCTCAGGAAACGCTAACATGGTGAATAAGTTAGCTGAAGGAGCAGAAAAAGATGGCAAGAACAATGTTGCATTTATGAGCTACTTCCTGCAGGGAAAGTAAGTAGCAAGCAAGAGATGCAGGttgttctgtttgctttctgaaacGCAAAGAACCTCGGGTTCTTCTCATGGTTAACTACAGGTAACTTAAAACTTCATGGAGAAAGACTGCGGCGTGTGCCTTTTCAGAAAATCTGATTCTATTTTATGATGGCTGCTACTTTAACAGCTAATCCAATGCAAAAATTTGTCTATATTAAATTCACTGGTTAAAATCACAATTTAAAATCTTCTAGGCTTGATTCATGTTTGGAACTCCTGATTAAAACCGGGCGTCTCCCAGAAGCGGCTTTTCTTGCACGGACATACTTGCCAAGCCAAGTTTCAAGGTAACTTCAAAGCATATGTAGAGCGTGAAGAGTGTTGTCACAATTAGCTGTATCTAACAGTTATGGCTTGCATCCCCAGGGTTGTTAAACTGTGGCGGGAGAATCTCTCTAAAGTCAATCAAAAAGCTGCTGAGTCTCTTGCTGATCCTACAGAATATGAAAATCTTTTCCCTGGATTAAAGGAAGCTTTTGTTGCTGAAGAATATGTTAAACAAAGTCTTGCTGACTTGCGGCCAGCCAGGGAATATCCCCTTGTCACTGTAAGTAAGAAGTGGGAGCTCTTCTTGTCTCTAGAAGAAGAACATTTGGTGTTGTGTAAATTCAGCTTTAAGCAAGTCAGTGCAACCACAGAAACATTCCATGAACatatgttttggtggttttttttctttttttacttagcCAAATGAAGAAAGAAACTTACTTGAAGAAGCAAAAGGCTTTGAGCCTTCTGGAGTCACGGCACCTCAGGTCAGTGTTTGCCACTAAATAATGAATTCTAAGAAAGAGGCAACTTTGCTATTGTATGGGAACGTCTACCCTGGCCAATAATGGTCACTAAATTTCACCAACAGTGGACAAATTAATTACT
The sequence above is drawn from the Chroicocephalus ridibundus chromosome 6, bChrRid1.1, whole genome shotgun sequence genome and encodes:
- the COPB2 gene encoding coatomer subunit beta' isoform X1 — its product is MPLRLDIKRKLTARSDRVKSVDLHPTEPWMLASLYNGSVCVWNHETQTLVKTFEVCDLPVRAAKFVARKNWVVTGADDMQIRVFNYNTLERVHMFEAHSDYIRCIAVHPTQPFILTSSDDMLIKLWDWDKKWSCSQVFEGHTHYVMQIVINPKDNNQFASASLDRTIKVWQLGSSSPNFTLEGHEKGVNCIDYYSGGDKPYLISGADDRLVKIWDYQNKTCVQTLEGHAQNVSCVSFHPELPIIITGSEDGTVRIWHSSTYRLESTLNYGMERVWCVASLRGSNNVALGYDEGSIIVKLGREEPAMSMDANGKIIWAKHSEVQQANLKAMGDAEIKDGERLPLAVKDMGSCEIYPQTIQHNPNGRFVVVCGDGEYIIYTAMALRNKSFGSAQEFVWAHDSSEYAIRESNSVVKIFKNFKEKKSFKPDFGAEGIYGGFLLGVRSVNGLAFYDWENTELIRRIEIQPKHIFWSDSGELVCIATEESFFILKYLSEKVAAAQETHEGVTEDGIEDAFEVLGEIQEIVKTGLWVGDCFIYTSSVNRLNYYVGGEIVTIAHLDRTMYLLGYIPKDNRLYLGDKELNIVSYSLLVSVLEYQTAVMRRDFSMADKVLPTIPKEQRTRVAHFLEKQGFKQQALAVSTDPEHRFELALQLGELKIAYQLAVEAESEQKWKQLAELAISKCQFGLAQECLHHAQDYGGLLLLATASGNANMVNKLAEGAEKDGKNNVAFMSYFLQGKLDSCLELLIKTGRLPEAAFLARTYLPSQVSRVVKLWRENLSKVNQKAAESLADPTEYENLFPGLKEAFVAEEYVKQSLADLRPAREYPLVTPNEERNLLEEAKGFEPSGVTAPQKKAEEPVPSPKPEVMKTVLQNSDILPTRDQKTLLDLEDDLDNLDLEDIDTTDINLDEEILDE
- the COPB2 gene encoding coatomer subunit beta' isoform X2, which encodes MPLRLDIKRKLTARSDRVKSVDLHPTEPWMLASLYNGSVCVWNHETQTLVKTFEVCDLPVRAAKFVARKNWVVTGADDMQIRVFNYNTLERVHMFEAHSDYIRCIAVHPTQPFILTSSDDMLIKLWDWDKKWSCSQVFEGHTHYVMQIVINPKDNNQFASASLDRTIKVWQLGSSSPNFTLEGHEKGVNCIDYYSGGDKPYLISGADDRLVKIWDYQNKTCVQTLEGHAQNVSCVSFHPELPIIITGSEDGTVRIWHSSTYRLESTLNYGMERVWCVASLRGSNNVALGYDEGSIIVKLGREEPAMSMDANGKIIWAKHSEVQQANLKAMGDAEIKDGERLPLAVKDMGSCEIYPQTIQHNPNGRFVVVCGDGEYIIYTAMALRNKSFGSAQEFVWAHDSSEYAIRESNSVVKIFKNFKEKKSFKPDFGAEGIYGGFLLGVRSVNGLAFYDWENTELIRRIEIQPKHIFWSDSGELVCIATEESFFILKYLSEKVAAAQETHEGVTEDGIEDAFEVLGEIQEIVKTGLWVGDCFIYTSSVNRLNYYVGGEIVTIAHLDRTMYLLGYIPKDNRLYLGDKELNIVSYSLLVSVLEYQTAVMRRDFSMADKVLPTIPKEQRTRVAHFLEKQGFKQQALAVSTDPEHRFELALQLGELKIAYQLAVEAESEQKWKQLAELAISKCQFGLAQECLHHAQDYGGLLLLATASGNANMVNKLAEGAEKDGKNNVAFMSYFLQGKLDSCLELLIKTGRLPEAAFLARTYLPSQVSRVVKLWRENLSKVNQKAAESLADPTEYENLFPGLKEAFVAEEYVKQSLADLRPAREYPLVTPNEERNLLEEAKGFEPSGVTAPQKAEEPVPSPKPEVMKTVLQNSDILPTRDQKTLLDLEDDLDNLDLEDIDTTDINLDEEILDE